The following are from one region of the Nicotiana tomentosiformis chromosome 7, ASM39032v3, whole genome shotgun sequence genome:
- the LOC104099759 gene encoding F-box protein At3g07870-like translates to MDSNHERQRKPADESRNLIDSLQNEIALDIVSRLPISSLIQFRFVCQTWNMLTHDSRLVDLHLSRALKINPCIIFKTYHPQKDQLFFVELSDHDDDERTLREIQIPFSTSMAIFRIVGSCKGLLCLSGVYDHQAVYIYNPFTTEHKKLLHCNHAVEVNEVVYGFGFHPATNEYKVIKIGYYPHVYYATWSPGNTHVYDLPRSEAHVFSLGSNSWRNLGELPYKLHHSPGIFVSGRLHWVTRFNWHLDRLIVSFDLSNDTFQQVPRPDFNVNLFHCSYHLASLRGCLCACLLTSNGDNLEIWIMEEYNKKESWVKQFNIGASTIVGQDLSPQSYDIWRTSLQKGTVKVVCILKNGDILLDCQGEILIAYSIHEKILKIISISGMPKYCQAVAHVGSLNWIANPT, encoded by the coding sequence ATGGACTCCAATCATGAAAGACAAAGGAAGCCGGCAGATGAGAGCAGAAATCTGATTGATAGTCTGCAAAATGAAATAGCACTTGACATAGTTTCAAGGCTTCCTATTTCATCTCTCATTCAGTTCAGGTTTGTATGCCAAACCTGGAACATGTTAACACATGATTCACGCCTTGTCGATCTGCACCTGTCTCGTGCATTGAAGATCAATCCATGTATCATCTTTAAGACTTACCATCCTCAAAAAGATCAGCTTTTCTTTGTTGAACTGTCTgatcatgatgatgatgaacgCACATTGAGAGAGATTCAGATTCCTTTTTCAACATCCATGGCTATATTTCGAATAGTAGGATCATGTAAAGGCCTGCTATGTCTATCTGGTGTCTATGACCATCAAGCTGTGTACATATACAATCCTTTCACCACAGAACACAAGAAGTTGCTACACTGTAATCATGCGGTTGAAGTGAATGAGGTGGTTTATGGTTTTGGATTTCATCCTGCTACTAACGAGTACAAGGTTATTAAAATAGGCTACTATCCTCATGTCTATTATGCAACTTGGTCTCCGGGAAATACACACGTTTATGATCTTCCACGATCAGAAGCTCATGTGTTCAGCCTAGGAAGCAATTCTTGGAGAAATTTAGGGGAATTACCTTACAAGCTTCATCATTCACCTGGGATTTTTGTCAGTGGAAGACTCCATTGGGTGACTAGATTTAACTGGCACCTTGATCGCCTTATCGTTTCCTTTGACCTATCTAATGATACATTTCAACAAGTTCCACGACCTGACTTCAATGTCAACTTATTTCATTGTAGTTATCATCTGGCTTCCCTCCGAGGGTGTCTTTGCGCGTGTTTATTAACCTCTAATGGAGACAACTTGGAAATTTGGATCATGGAAGAATATAACAAGAAAGAGTCTTGGGTGAAACAGTTCAATATTGGAGCTTCTACAATTGTTGGTCAAGATTTGTCACCCCAATCATATGACATTTGGAGGACTAGTTTGCAGAAGGGAACTGTTAAAGTGGTGTGCATACTTAAGAATGGTGACATCTTGCTAGATTGTCAAGGTGAGATTTTAATTGCCTATAGCATACATGAGAAAATTTTGAAGATCATAAGCATTTCTGGTATGCCCAAGTACTGTCAAGCAGTTGCTCATGTTGGAAGCCTTAATTGGATAGCTAACCCCACTTAG
- the LOC104099755 gene encoding F-box/kelch-repeat protein At3g23880-like, whose protein sequence is MSDYLPKDVLVEILSKLPLKSLIHCTTVCKSWYSTITNPNFISVHHNTQIISNSNRRPLLFVRHYNMFDRVERYALHFDDEDENDSSDVDSFAEYLELKCPEKSRSEYLRIVGCCNGLICLSDDYDKYTDTVVLWNPIIRKHLKLPRPNLGYNGRGSCIYGFGFDVAKNDYKVVRAVYNSTATEDYRLQFPPTIEFLDKLRAVKFLVPPGIEVYSLNSGVWRSISDVCPSYILHQNHSVSAYLNGAVHWIASNSSDDDDGGGGNGDSSNSNNNNSSSSSSSSSGGGKNKDDSFIVAFNVGTENFSEIRLPDSVAERNVMKLDVMVMGMSLTLVEYEKFWQSDYCWIWVMKEYGMVKSWSRLHNIDLRGGFRNVVGFRTHGELLISARMVGMVSYNPKKRSISYLGVHGTNRSFHGEPFFESLALVGKEDRFVEQANSTTAVVQEVGSVLDSGEDVTEEHT, encoded by the coding sequence ATGTCGGACTATCTTCCGAAGGATGTTCTTGTAGAAATTCTATCAAAACTACCTTTAAAATCTCTAATTCACTGCACAACCGTATGCAAGTCATGGTATTCGACAATCACAAACCCTAATTTCATTTCCGTACATCACAACACCCAAATAATCAGCAACAGCAATCGCCGACCTTTATTATTCGTTCGGCACTACAACATGTTTGACAGAGTCGAACGTTACGCGTTACACTTCGACGATGAAGATGAAAATGATTCCTCGGATGTTGATTCGTTCGCTGAATATCTCGAGCTGAAATGTCCTGAAAAGAGTCGTAGTGAGTATTTAAGAATCGTCGGTTGCTGTAATGGTCTTATTTGCCTTTCTGATGATTATGATAAATATACGGATACAGTGGTTTTATGGAACCCTATAATTCGGAAACATTTGAAGTTGCCCAGGCCTAATTTAGGGTATAATGGACGTGGGTCTTGTATTTATGGGTTTGGATTTGATGTTGCGAAGAATGACTATAAAGTTGTTAGAGCTGTTTATAATAGTACTGCTACTGAGGATTATAGGTTGCAGTTTCCACCAACTATTGAGTTTCTTGATAAATTGAGGGCAGTTAAATTCTTGGTTCCACCTGGAATTGAGGTTTATTCTTTGAATAGTGGGGTTTGGAGGAGCATTTCTGATGTGTGTCCTTCGTATATTTTGCATCAGAATCATTCTGTTTCGGCTTATCTTAATGGCGCTGTTCATTGGATTGCATCGAATTCgagtgatgatgatgatggtggtggtggtaATGGTGATAGTAGCAATAGCAATAACAATaacagtagtagtagtagtagcagcagcAGCGGTGGTGGTAAAAATAAAGATGATAGCTTTATTGTAGCATTTAATGTTGGAACTGAAAATTTTAGTGAAATACGTTTGCCAGATAGTGTCGCTGAGAGAAATGTAATGAAATTGGATGTGATGGTTATGGGCATGTCACTCACGCTAGTTGAGTATGAAAAGTTTTGGCAGAGTGATTATTGCTGGATATGGGTGATGAAAGAATATGGCATGGTGAAGTCTTGGAGTAGACTTCATAATATTGATTTGAGAGGAGGTTTCAGGAATGTTGTAGGATTTAGGACTCACGGCGAGTTATTGATTTCTGCCAGAATGGTAGGAATGGTTTCATACAACCCCAAGAAGAGAAGCATAAGCTATCTTGGAGTCCATGGCACCAATCGCTCATTTCACGGTGAGCCTTTCTTCGAGAGCCTAGCTTTAGTCGGGAAAGAAGATAGATTCGTAGAGCAGGCAAATTCGACTACTGCTGTCGTTCAAGAAGTTGGTTCTGTACTGGATAGCGGTGAAGATGTTACGGAGGAACATACGTGA